The following nucleotide sequence is from Salvelinus sp. IW2-2015 linkage group LG26, ASM291031v2, whole genome shotgun sequence.
CCACACCTGCTGCATCTCAAAAGCTGACCCCAGCACCAGCTAAACCCCAAAAGGAGGAGATTCCAGTACCTGCGGCTGCACAAAAAGAGATTCCTCCACCCACTGTACCTCAGGAGACATTAATATCGGCAGGAACCCCATCAACAGCTGCAGTCAAAAAGGAGGAGACCCCAGCACCAGGATCCCCACAAAACAAACATGCTCCACCTGCTGTGGCTGCAAAGGACAAACAGGAACCTATAATTGTTCAGAAACCAGTGGGCCAAACAACTCCAGTGACACCCATACCCAGTGGTGCTGCTACACCTGCACAGCAGCCAGAAAAGCAAACTCCTCCACTGCAACAGCCTGATGCAAAGCCCCCACCACAACTACAGCCCCAGCAAGTTCCAAAGATAGACCCCAAAACTGATMCCCTAAAGCAGAAACCTCAACAACAGCTTCCAATAGGTGGGACTTCTCCTGCcaaagctgtatcacaaccacaGGCCAAGCCCCCAAAGCAGTCAGGAGGCTTCTTTGGCTTTGGTGGTCCTAAGTCTCAGCCTGCTGCCTCAAAGCCTGAAGAGTCAGTGTCTGGGAAGATGTTTGGCTTTGGATCCTCCATCTTCAGCTCTGCATCCACTTTGATCACCTCAGCTGTTCAGGATGAGCCCCACACCACACCGCCAGCTTCCCCCAAGTTGTCTGCACCGGCCTCTCCCAAGATGCCCCCTGCAAAGGAGACCAAACCACCTGCTGCTCAGAGAGCAGAGGAAACAAAAGCAGAGCAACCCCAGCAGGCCAAGGTCCCCCCATCAATACAGGCTAACGTGGACAAACCCCCATCAGAGCCTCCAAAGGGAGCAGCATCTTCCCAACCATCTCCCAAAGCAGGCCAGTCCACCTGTCCACTCTGCAAGGTGGAACTCAACAAGGGCTCCAAGGACCCTCCCAACTACAACACCTGCACCGAATGCAAGAACACTGTCTGCAACCTCTGTGGATTTAACCCCATGCCACATGAAACAGAGGTAAGACTGTGAAAATATGTTAATTACATTTGATTATGTATATAACTTAAACATACCTCTCAGAGTTGCTATGGATGTTTCAAGGCCTCTGTAATCCCCAATGCCACGTTGAGCATGTGTAATTTCTCGTGCACTGTTCAGAAAATGCTAACCCCATAGGCACATGGCAGAGGTTGATATACTCACTAAACTGTTTTATTATCCAGCATTAGACTAGTTATGTTGCTTCTAGAGGAGCCAGGTCTTATAGTTTTGCATTGGTTGTAGCTCAAATCCAGGTCCAGACCATGCAGACCAATTTTGGATTTACATTTGCTACAGAGTTCTTCTTATTGTCTTACATTGGATGAAAATGTGTCAGTAGGAAAGCACCAGTGTTTGATATATCTCCCTTTGCTTGTGCTGTGATACGTGGTTTTGGAGGCTGTAGTCTACACAATCAAATGTTTTCTGATACAGTGACTCAGTAACAGTGTAGGTCATTACAGGGTACTGGTGATTTTACCTGCTGATGACTAATAATAACAGGCCTTGGCTTCCTGCTCAGACAGCTCACAGCAGGTCACCCAGCTGCTGGGGACGGTTTGTGGGATGGAGGATGACAGGGCTAGGGCTGGCAACATGGATTCTCTCTGCTATATGCAGTTAACCTCCATTATCACAGCCCGGTTTTCAGTGCTGTTGTGTTTCGCTCAAGACTTTCTAAAGGCTTAGTGGGTAAAGAGCCAATAAAAACATTAGTGGCCAGCAGGGACTAGTGGTGCAGCTTTCAAGAACCTTGAAATTCTAAGTGATTGGCACCCATTCCAGCCAAACAGACTTGTGTTTAAAAAAACACTGGCAATAGAATTAAATGTGCTGACGAGTTCATTCTTCCTTGGGGCAGAGCAGTTTATATTTGACAAAATATAGCATTTTCTCCACCATGTTTTGAGAGTGAGATGGATTTCAAAGTATGAGACCTCTACAGATGAGAGACTGATCCCTGCATTGGAAATGTGTGGAAAAGGATTGCCTGGAGAGCTGCCCAGACAATGCATTAGCACTGAGGTCTAAGTACAGTGGCTCTATGTAATCTTTTGAGGGGCCTCAAACAGTATTAAAACCATAGTCTAATGCACTCTGTGTCGGTGATGGCTGCCTGCCTCTTCCTGGGACATCCCTCTCATGGTTAGGTCTCAGTGGATGTGACATTACATAACGGCTCATGCGAGGCGATGCCTCAGCCTCGGCGGTCCGGCATCACTGAAACtgtattattaaagtgattaaGAGTTGTGCAACAGCATTAGCGAGAGGGATCTGCCRCTGGCTGGGGACTCCAGCCCCCGTGAGAGATGGCAGGGCCCTGTGATATGCTAATAGGCAGAGGTGAGCTGGATTCATTCCAACACAGCATCAGTACAGCAGCAGAATGTTTCTCCATCTGCTCCCCTCAGATCACTGGCTCCCTGCACTTCAACAGTTTCCTTTCAATTATACTGCACACGTTTGTTTGCTGCTAATAGTGGTGCACGTGTGTGTTGAATTTTTGTCACCAACACATTGACGCGCGCTGGCATGTTGGGTGCTGCTCTCGCCTCTCGGTCACCTCTGGGTTAACTAAAGTAGGCTAGTGTTAATTAAGGAACACCCTATTTCCAGGCTGGCAATGAAGAGTACTTCCCTTACAGCTAGCATTACAGTCTTTCCCATTGGTTGTTCACTCGCAGGTGTGTGAGCATGCGATAGCATATGTGATTGAATGACTGAGTCCAAGCCCGGCACTCATCCATGAGTACGTCCTAAAGGTTAATGagatgcattattattattattattgttgttggttCCTCAAATTATAGCCATATCATATCAATATGCAGTATTATTATTGTTCCTCATATTATCATTTCGATAGCGTAAACTCTCCACATGGGACRCAAATGGCACCACTCTGATGTCAGTGTTCATACAGTGGGCTAGCTAGCCAATACACCAGCGTTCCAATGTAATAACATCTCTTAGTCACACAACTGGACACCTTTTCTTAAGGTCATCTTTTGATGCTAATGCCTTTGTAATAAAAGGGTGGGTTATTTTGCACTAGCCTCCACAGGCAGGACCAAAAYACCACCAGATTAAACCTGAAAGCAGCTAGCATTGAATGGAAACTCAAAGATTTATGTCGCCCGCTTAATAGATTTTTTTGGTTGCATTCTAGGTAATATATGATTATCAGTATTTGTTGCCGGTGACATACTGCATTTGTCACATTCAGCTTTTTTATTTGTGTACTAGTTGAAAAGCCTGTTCCTTCATATGCCCCTGGATGTTGAATCTCACTAACAGGGCTATGAGAGTAGACCTCTCTGCCGTGTCTCCCAGAGAAAGGTTTTCAACAAGGCTCAGCCTAGCTCATACAACATTATGGCAGAATAATGCTCCATTTTATGAGGCTCTTACATAATTGACTTTCGTCCTCGTGTCTTTCATGGAGAGCACACAATGTAGCCTGAKGTGTGGGTTGTGGGATACAGGGGGACACTGGCTACTACTGTATGTACACCACTCAACACATGCCTGTGTAACACTGRAGGACGATGGCTGGGAATGTGTAACTGCAGGGGCAGCTGACCTCCACATTGTCATACTGCATTGTGCTTTTCTTTAACCTTTTCTTCAGATTGCCAGACATGCTGCCAAAGCCGTTTTAGTCTCTACAGAAGAATAMAAAGCAGTGGTTTGgttagaggacaggagagagggaggagcgttAGAACTAGATGGGCAAACGCCAGTAGCAAGTCTGttcatttcccctctctctctttctactctagCTGATCTTATCAAAAASGCTGAGTGTATGTTTTCTGTTATCTAGGACACCCGTGTTCCCTCCCTGGGTCTGTTTACAGCTGTTTGCAATTGGACCACTATACTGGCTGCTTGGTTATAATGTTCCATACAGGGTAATAGTGAGAGAAGCATTATTGCTGGTTGGCAGCCTGATAGTATAGATGTACCACCAATAGCCTCTGTATAAAAGGACAGTGCCATTAACTTGTTATTTTCTCAAATAAAAAGGACTCCCGAAAGATGTAAAGAACAAAGAAAGCTGCAAGTCGTGGTCCACGTCTACCTCATAATCTTTAGGCTGTAGGCAGCAATCATCACACCCACCTCcacatcaaatgaaatgttatttgtcacatgcttcagaacaggtgtagactcacagtgaaatgctccAAGGTTATTAACCAAGGTCAGTAGCTTAATCTGTGGTACATTTGCTGTACTCTCAGCTAGGAATTTCTAAATGTTGAGATGTTCCACTGTAGGCCCTGCCCTGGCCCAGGCTGTTGCTGCKGTGATAAGGAGAAACCCCTTGGTGCATCCTTTCAACTCTTCTTCACAGACTGTATGTTTCACAAGGTTCTAGCCAAGCTCTTTCATGTAGGGTTTATAACCATAGCACTTTATTTTTCACTGTGTTTGTCTCAAAGCTCAAGTCACATTAATTTTGACTTCTGAGGCTGTATGTTTAAAAGGATAGTCTGCAGAGCCAATCTGATTTAAATGTGCGACCTTGAGCTGTCTTGGACCTGGTCTTCCTTAAATGATAGTAACCTTGATACAATTAGGGCTATGTAGAATGTCACTGCTGTAGCCTACTTCCCAGCTCAACTGTAGTAATATCTCTGTTATTTTAGGGCAGTTGATCAGTGTGTTGTGCACAGGAGCAGTTCCTAACTGTGATGTGCATCCKTTAAGCTAAAATATCCCTTCAAAATGGGAAAGTAGTGCTGCTTGCTATTTKGAAGGGGGTCTTGGCTGTCAGTTGAAGGAGAGGGAATAGAATCTCCCCCTAGAGACctgtcccctctttctttctttctatttactcctctctctccatatcctcttcccttctctccctcYCTCCCCTCCCTCaatctttcccttctctctgcctgtcttcaAAGGAAAATATGTTGACTTGTCATTCAtcagatttgagagagagagcagggcctgGACTCATCGTCTTTAGAATGAAGCACTCTGCTTATTGCAGATTAGTGGGTCAACACGCTCTATTATCAGAGGGCCAGATTGATGAGAAGTGTGAGCACTTCGGGGGCTGCTAAAAGAACACTATATTAGCCAGCTACAGCCGTTGCCAAAGGCAGCTGCCAGGAAATCAATAAGGAACCTACCAGCACGAGCTTCTATAAGAATAGAGTTTCTCTGATGGCCTGAAATATACAGCGACTAACACAACCCACTGAACTTTTATTCAATTCACCTCTCGGATGGGATGATATCAGATGTAAATCTCCAGTATTTCTGTACGCCAGCTGCTAGGGGCCTTGGCTGGCGCACTGTGTGCTTGTGAATAGAGCAATGCAGCCAAGCTAttggtgttgttgtgtttatGTTGACATGTGGACAAATTGTTCATGCTTGCTTACAGCAGCAGTGTGTTGGACCTAGAGGCtctctggtttcacatttgttttAAAGAGCATTCTATGCTGAGTTGCACACCTGTGTTATTTGATATCGATGCCTATGTTGTAGCTGAATAAGATGAATGCCTCTTGTCGCTCAAGCCACTGTAAATGCTGTAAAGATTGTCACACTGTAAAATATGCAGAGGGGGCAAAACGTCATTGTTTCAGCTGGTTGATTGATGGTCCAATGCATTAAAGAGAATGTGTGATTTAGTGTAGAGCTCAGCAGATGCACAGTGGTGGTGTTATAGCTCTAGCTGGTATGGGGTCCCTGTGTGTCAACATAGCAGCTTCCTGAGAGCTGTCACTGTGAAGGCCTTGTTAATCCAGCTCTGAGACTAATCACAATTGACGACTGCACAGCTCCCCTGCTCCCCCTRCTCTCAGCACAGAGCTCCTGCTCAAACGTATTTAATTAAATGAAGGGATGATGGTAGGCCCAGGAGTCAGGAGTCTCTACTGGAGTGGAAACCTAGTAACAGCCATATCATTGCAAGGTTCACCTCTCGAAACATTGTGTCTTCGACTCTGGCAAACACATGTATCTTGATCCTTCTAGACTCCCATTACTTGTATGTGTTGACATGATGTACTGCCGATGTGTTGGTGAAATAGTAGTTGCTAAGCATTACAACTTTACCTCATCTTACGGATACATACAAGTCATCTATAATATATTGGATGCTTCAGCTTGGACTGAGGCCAGTATCCCAGCTGGAGAGGTGTGAGAGACTAGTCCATATTTAgccaaggagagaagagaagagtactCGGGACAGGGTAGTGTAGAGAGAAAGGGACTGGGGACAGGgtaggtagagaggaggggactGGGGGACAGGTAGTGTAAGAGAGGAAAGGGACTGGGGGGACAGGGTACTGTAGAGAGGAAAGGGACTGGGGGAGCAGGGTAGTGTAGGAGAAGGAAGGACTGGGGGACAGGGTAgtgtagagaggagaagggactggggggtaccaggtagtgtagagagaggagagggactgggggacAGGGTagtgtagagagaaagagggactggGGAGACAGGGTAAGTGTAGAGAGGAAAGGGACTGGGGGACAGGGTAGTGTAGAGAGGAAAGGGACTGGGGGGACAGGGTAGTGTAGAGAGGAAAAGACTGGGGGGAACAGGGTAgtgtagagaggagaagggaCTGGGGGGACAGGGTAAGTGTAGAGAGAGATGACTGGGGACAGGGTAGTGTAGAGAGGAAGGGATTGGGGGACAGGGtagtgtagagagaggagagggactgggggacAGGGTAATGTAGAGAGGAAAGGACTGGGGGACAGGGTATGGTAGAGAGGAAAGGGACTGGGGGGACAGGGTAGTGTAGAGAGAAAGGGACTGGGGGACAGGGtagtgtagagagaggagaggggactggGGGGACAGGGTAGTGTAGAGAGGGACAGGGACTGTGGGGACAGGGTAGTGTAGAAGAGgaaagtggactggggacaggcgtagtgtagagaagaggagagggactgggacAGGGTAGTGTAGAGAGGAAAGGAACTGGGGGACAGGGAGTGTAGAgcaggagagggactgggggggACAGGGtagtgtagagagaggagactggggaCAGGGTAGtgtaagagaggaaagggaacTTGGGGGGAAGGGTAGTGTAGAGAGGAAAGGGACTGGGGGACAGGGTAGTGTAGGAGAGGAAGGGACTGGGGGACAGGGTAGTGTAGACAGTAAAGGGACTGGGGACAGGGTAgtgtagagaggaagaggactgGGGGGACAGGGTAGTGTAGAGAGGAAAGGGACATGGGGGAAGGGTAGTGTAGAGAGGAAAGGGCACTGGGCGGACAGGGTAGTGTAGAGAGGAAAGGGACTTGGGGGACAAGGTAGTGTTGAGAGGGACTGAGGGGACAGGTACTGTAGAAAGGAAcatccacggagcaccattaaatccattataaaaaaaattgcataaCTCGTTAAAATGGAAAAGGTTCCATTGTGACAGAGCACACTTGGTAGGGGttgtgtggagagaggagagggactgggtaGCCGTTACTGTAGATATGCTGTTCAGGGTACACAGAGGCTTTCCTCAGCCCTCTGAGTGAGCTGGTGTTCACCTTCCGCCACAACCCCTGCCAAGTGTGCTCTGTCACATGGAACTTGTCCATTTTAATGAGTTATGCAAATGACGTTGTGTTGTAGTTCATTGACAATCCAAGGACATCTCAATCTAAGATGTAAGGtgggaataaaataaataataaggaaGCATAATAAAATAAGTAAAGCATAAACATGATGATTTCGCCTTCATCCACAACATGATTGAGAGTGctgaggtacagtgccttgcaaaagtattcattccccttttgttgcattacaacctgtaatttaaatggattttaaatggacataatttgttaaataaagtccacctgttgcaatttaagtgtcacatgatctgtcacatgatctcagtatatacagttgaagtcaagaagtttacatacaattagtttggagtcattaaaatgtgtttttcaaccactccacaaatttgttgtaacaaactatagtgttggcaagaTGGtaaagacatctactttgtgcatgacacaagtaatttttccaacaattgtttacagacagattatttcacttataattcactgtatacacatgccagtgggtcagaagttgcatacactaagttgactgtgcctttaaacagcttggaaaaattccagaaaattatgtcatggctttagaagcttctgataggctaattgacataatttgagtcaattggaggtgtacctgtggatgtatttcaaagtcctaccttcaaattctgtgcctctttgcttgacacatgggaaaatcaaaaagaaatcagccaagacctcagaaaaaaattgtagacctccacaagtctggttcattcttagtgctctggataagagcgtctgctaaatgacttaaatgtaaatgtaagtctggttcatcctgggagcaatttccaaatgcctgaagtatcacgttcatctgtacaaacaatagtatgcaagtataaacaccatggaccacgcagccatcgtactgctcagtaaggagacgcgttctgtctcctagagatgaacgtaatttgatgcaaaatgtgcaaatcaatccagaacaacagcaaaggacctgtgaagatgctggaggaaacaggtacaaaagtatatatatccacagtaaaacgagtcctatatcgacataacctgaaaggccactcagcaaggaagaaccactgctccaaaaacccggcataaaaagccagactatcggtttgcaactgcacatggggacaaagatgtacttttggagaaatgtcctctggtctgatgaaacaaaatagaactgtttggccataatgaccatcgttatgtttggaggaaaaagggaggctgcagccgaagaacaccatcccaacagtgaagcacggggtggcagcatcatattgtgggggtgctttgctgcaggagggactagtgtgcttcacaaaatagatggcgtgataaggaatgaaaatgatgtggaatatatgaagcaacatctcaagacatcagtcaggaagttaaagcttggtcgcaaatggctcttccgaatggaaaatgaccccaagcatacttccaaagttgtggcaaaagtgcttaaggacaacaaagtcaaggtattggagtggccatcacaaagccctgacctcaatcctatagaaaatgtgtaggggagaactgaaaagcgtgtgaaagcaaggaggcctacaaaacctgactgagttacaccagctctgtcaggaggaatgggccaaaattcacaaatatattgtcctgctgaaggctgtctgttggaaagcagactgaaccagttttcctctaggattttgccagtgcttagctaTATTccagtttctttttatccccaaaaaactCCATAGTCTTTGCCAAGGAATAgcttacccataacatgatgcacccaccgctatgcttgaaaagatgaagagtggtactcagtgatgtgttgtgttggatttgccccaaacataacactttgaattcaggacaaaaattaagtctttgccacattttttgcttttttactttagtgcttcattgcaaactggatgcatgttttggaatatttttattctgtatgtaaaagtgttgcttccatccctctcctcacccctatctgggctcaaaccagggaccctctgcacacatcaacaactgcctcccacgaagcagtGTTACCTATCGTTCCACAAAAGCCacaaacaactacttcaaggtctcaaagcgagtgacatcaccgattgaaacgctattagcgcacatcccgctaactagctagccatttcacatcRgttacactcaccccccttttgMactcctccttttccgcagcaaccagtgatccaggTCAGCAGCATCAATGTtacagtttagcttccgtccctctcctcgcccctatctgggctcgaaccagagaccctctgcacacatcaacatYtgcctcccacgaagcattgttacctatcgctaggtaacaatgcttcgagggtgactgttgttgatgtcagcagagggtccctggttcataCCCCTTAACTATCTCATGTTTTGATAATATGAATAAGAATGTAGTCAATTGAGTTTGGAAATCAGTATTTTTCAATTTCTCCCATAGTTCCCattttaaatacaaaaaatatgcaTAGAGATTCACAAGACTATAACATTTGAATGTTGTAAAATGCTGCCCTGCCTGGACACTCACATTCAAATCATGTTCACCTTTCATCGCTCCCATTGTTCCCATTTTcaatcaaaaaatataaatgagagATTCACAAGACTAACATTTGAATATTGTAAAGTGCTGCCCTTTCCTGGCTGGCAAGGACTCTCAGGTGAAGCCATTGAATAAAATGAATTACAAGGAAATAACATTTTAAGCTTTTGAACCTATTTAAAAATGCTATTGGCCTACATTTTTACCCTGTATAGTTTGGACTATCCTTTTCGAAACGTATGAGACATCAAAACATTCTAGAAAACCTtgctatcacaacagctgttcacTTTACTGTGATTCTGAAAATGATTTTCTGAATCAACTGATGATTGTTGAAACGTTATAGGCTACAGCCTATACGCAAAAGGCTATACGCAAAAGGTATAacggtgcaacatagacacatgTTCATTATAGTCATACTGAGTCAGTGATGTAATTATTCGCTACCCTGACTAGATCCTCCAGAGACTCACAGGGCCTGTTGCATTTATTCACATAATAATGGAGTCAGATTGATGAATGCAGTTTATTATATATTCAACATAATGGTTGGATCATTTCCATCCAACTATAAATGGTGACCCCTCCTCAATTGAGGAGCCAACTACAAACATACATAAAATCAACTATACAGTAATCATAGGAACAATAATGTAACGTGTACGctggtacagggagtgaatttaataaaaaaatgaaccaAAACAAGTACCACGAGTagtgtacagacatgaaacacaggaACTGGATCAATAAAGCCTGGGGaatgaaccaaagggagtgacagatataagggaggtaatcaggaaggtgatggagtccaggtgagtctcgtGAAGCACAGGTGCGCGTTACGATGGGGACatgtgtgcgtaataatgagtacactgttgacattgagtgccagagaggaggagcgggagtaaaCGTGACAAATAACAGGGAACATAAAACAGTATATAAATCCTCAGTGTTAATAAATGGGAATTCCATTTACCGTGGGTGCTTTTTTAAATATAGTTTTATTTTGTATGGTTTCAGTATAGCCAAGTGGTGGGCGGTGTGTGATAGTGCAGTACACCTGAGCTATTGTCTTGCAGTGAAGCTGGCCTAAATGTGAGGTCAGACAGAGAGCATTTCCATTTCAGTATCTGACAAAAGCACCTAATGGATCCGCTGCTATCATAATTaacttattttttattctgtgctGACCTTGCACTGTGACCACATGCTTTCTGAAGTATTAAATCACTTTGTCCCCCCTGTTGAGAGATGTTATGGGAACACTTATAAACCTTTTCTAAAGATATTGGAAATCAGAGTGCATATGGAGATATTTGACTGTTTTGTGTCTATTCTAAGCATTAGGCTATGTAGCAAAGGCTTTTTTGTTAGTTCTGACCCCTGACCACAAATGTCCACACGGCAAGGGCGTGGTAGTGGAGGTATTTTGGGCTTGTTTCTGGGAACACACACGGGATCCCTGGCACATCTGGGTGTGGTTTGGACTACATTGCCTAAGCTTGGCCATGACAGAAGGTGGGTTACATCACTCGCTAAAGCTCCCATCAGCACGTGACATCCCCATGAACTATTATTAATATACGTCACTGGTCTCTGAGCCAGCACTAATCCCcttgagaaagtgtgtgtgtgtcaccattgACTTTCTTGAATAAGCCGTACATATTCTTCAACTAGTCATGATCTAGGAAGCACACTGAATCATCTTTGTCATCCTCATCAAAAGGCAATGGAGAAAAACACACAATCAAAGTTGGATCCAACTACAGGCTTATGTAGCTAAACAAATGTTGCATGCATGCATTTGGGTTCATGCAGTTAGCTGTCTTTATTTCTGCAAATATATACATCTTTGAATACGTACACTAATGTTTACAGTAGAACATGTGTTTATAAGTATCATTtaagtgttgtgtgtgcatgtgggtttATCTGTGCAAGCGTATGGTATATCctaatatctcacacacacatggtgatAGAattgtgtgattctgtgtgatcgTGCACCACTGGCGCTCTGCTCTAGGCAGAGTTTACTGATCATGCTTTTTTTCTCAACTGGCCCAAAATAAATGGAGCAAAAGGTCAATGCTGATGTGTTGAGTGATTTCATGTAAATATCAATAagattccctgtaagatatgatTTGTTTTCTGACAAGGTAAGAAATTTGTATGTAGTGACATCAAGACAGTT
It contains:
- the LOC111952763 gene encoding protein piccolo-like, which codes for MPPAKETKPPAVQKAEEKKAEQPQQAKVPPSVQANVDKPPSEPRKGAASSQPSPKAGQSTCPLCKVELNKGSKDPPNYNTCTECKNTVCNLCGFNPRPHETEVKEWLCLNCQMQRALGGMEPPGPPMIKSQPLPSKVSTPAASQKLTPAPAKPQKEEIPVPAAAQKEIPPPTVPQETLISAGTPSTAAVKKEETPAPGSPQNKHAPPAVAAKDKQEPIIVQKPVGQTTPVTPIPSGAATPAQQPEKQTPPLQQPDAKPPPQLQPQQVPKIDPKTDXLKQKPQQQLPIGGTSPAKAVSQPQAKPPKQSGGFFGFGGPKSQPAASKPEESVSGKMFGFGSSIFSSASTLITSAVQDEPHTTPPASPKLSAPASPKMPPAKETKPPAAQRAEETKAEQPQQAKVPPSIQANVDKPPSEPPKGAASSQPSPKAGQSTCPLCKVELNKGSKDPPNYNTCTECKNTVCNLCGFNPMPHETEVRL